Proteins from one Actinobacillus delphinicola genomic window:
- a CDS encoding restriction endonuclease has translation MQSHTELMFPVLQFFSDGEVHTKSETCDYGKSHFGFSPQELEERLNSGGLTYRSRIEWAITYLSYTKALNDTTRLLQRTKRATYQITPLGKKLAQDKNAYLNWYQKTYGNGQAKTKSRDTEDKIVAYPLTPQEQIEQGAGELHANLKAELLAKIQAQSPQFFERLVLKLLVKMGYGVNGHHRLTQNTADGGIDGIIYEDELGLNKIYLQAKCWQNPISRPELQKFAGAISDKNTPKGVFITTSYFSKEAERYAREHQRFTIALIDGDRLAELMIKYKLGVETDYIVEICRPDNDFFDEE, from the coding sequence ATGCAATCTCATACCGAATTAATGTTCCCCGTTTTACAGTTTTTTAGTGATGGGGAAGTGCATACCAAATCAGAAACTTGTGACTATGGGAAAAGCCATTTTGGATTTTCTCCACAAGAATTAGAAGAAAGACTAAATTCTGGCGGATTAACCTATCGGAGCCGTATTGAATGGGCGATTACCTATTTATCCTACACGAAAGCGCTCAATGATACGACACGCCTTTTGCAACGCACAAAGCGTGCTACCTATCAAATTACGCCACTAGGGAAAAAATTAGCACAAGATAAAAATGCCTATCTCAACTGGTATCAGAAAACCTATGGAAATGGACAGGCAAAAACAAAATCGCGAGACACAGAAGATAAAATAGTTGCGTATCCTCTCACACCTCAAGAACAAATTGAACAAGGTGCTGGGGAATTACATGCGAATTTAAAAGCAGAATTATTAGCCAAAATTCAAGCACAAAGCCCACAATTTTTCGAGAGATTAGTTCTCAAACTACTGGTAAAAATGGGATATGGAGTCAATGGACATCATCGCCTCACTCAAAATACAGCGGACGGTGGCATTGATGGCATTATTTATGAAGATGAATTGGGCTTAAATAAAATTTATCTCCAGGCAAAATGTTGGCAAAATCCAATTAGTCGCCCTGAGCTACAAAAATTTGCAGGTGCTATTTCAGATAAAAACACGCCGAAAGGTGTCTTCATCACCACGTCTTATTTTTCTAAAGAGGCCGAAAGATATGCGCGTGAACACCAACGATTTACTATCGCCTTAATTGACGGCGATCGCCTCGCAGAACTCATGATTAAATATAAACTAGGCGTAGAAACGGATTACATCGTAGAAATCTGCCGACCAGATAATGATTTCTTTGATGAGGAATAA
- a CDS encoding reverse transcriptase family protein, with protein sequence MTKLNTRNKSYNLEESPLYNIQYEQKLLKILNISQNDLIFVRENLKDFYHSFSKKHRIIQTPKNLLKQIHYRIGDLLARIAMPDYLMSGKKGASHIENAKLHLQEDLHVFTADIEKFFPSTKRQAIFKFFKNKLQCSHNIATILSELCTTHEGRLPTGSQLSMHLAFWTNFNMFEKIAKLSNQYDLRFSIFVDDLTFSGKTIPHNFKYQLKKIITSYGYQINTQKILLFKPFKIRRVTGIYIKNGDTHLPNTFLRELHTALQSWKDILKTSPDKLDKKKLETTYNKLLGSINYAALLDKKYKQIRKKVIAEKQKITQYQ encoded by the coding sequence ATGACTAAACTTAATACTAGAAATAAAAGCTATAATTTAGAAGAAAGTCCACTTTATAATATTCAGTATGAACAAAAACTCTTAAAGATACTTAATATTTCTCAAAACGATCTAATCTTTGTCCGTGAAAATTTAAAAGATTTTTATCATTCATTTTCAAAAAAACATCGTATTATTCAAACACCTAAAAATCTCTTAAAGCAAATTCATTATCGAATTGGTGATCTCCTTGCTCGAATAGCGATGCCAGATTATCTCATGTCAGGTAAAAAAGGTGCTTCTCACATTGAAAATGCCAAACTTCACCTCCAAGAGGATTTACATGTATTCACAGCCGATATAGAAAAATTTTTTCCATCTACTAAAAGACAAGCAATTTTTAAATTTTTTAAAAATAAACTTCAATGTTCTCATAACATCGCTACTATCCTCTCGGAACTATGTACCACACATGAAGGAAGGTTGCCTACTGGGAGTCAACTTAGTATGCATTTAGCTTTTTGGACAAATTTCAATATGTTTGAAAAAATCGCTAAGCTATCCAATCAATATGACTTACGTTTTAGTATTTTTGTAGATGATCTTACTTTTTCAGGGAAAACAATACCTCATAATTTTAAATATCAACTTAAAAAAATCATTACATCTTATGGTTATCAAATAAATACTCAAAAAATTTTGCTTTTCAAGCCATTTAAAATTAGAAGGGTGACAGGCATATATATAAAAAATGGTGATACTCACCTTCCAAATACTTTCCTACGTGAATTACATACCGCATTACAATCATGGAAAGATATATTAAAAACGTCACCTGATAAACTAGATAAGAAAAAGCTCGAAACCACTTATAACAAGCTTTTAGGCTCCATAAATTATGCAGCTTTACTAGATAAAAAGTATAAACAGATCCGTAAAAAAGTTATTGCAGAAAAACAAAAGATAACCCAATACCAATAA